Proteins from one Sabethes cyaneus chromosome 2, idSabCyanKW18_F2, whole genome shotgun sequence genomic window:
- the LOC128737039 gene encoding NADH dehydrogenase [ubiquinone] 1 alpha subcomplex subunit 8, giving the protein MVVTKDIYLPSDEELTVPEINLSGPALRAGAFHVGKKCEAENNEFMLCRQELDDPRACLNEGKAVTSCAMDFFRKVKKSCAQEFTQYANCLDKSSGDLRFKYCRKTQAVYDKCVLDNMNLERPDYGYFTRAKVHATDRPAPPKKEKTVYADATPGLPDDYPRPEAKYGSRFHWLN; this is encoded by the exons ATGGTCGTAACTAAGGATATTTACCTGCCATCGGACGAAGAGCTAACCGTTCCGGAAATTAACCTTTCGGGGCCAGCCCTCCGTGCCGGTGCCTTTCATGTTGGCAAGAAATGTGAAGCAGAAAATAAT GAATTTATGCTCTGCCGCCAAGAGTTGGACGATCCGCGAGCATGCTTGAATGAGGGAAAGGCAGTCACCAGCTGTGCAATGGACTTTTTCCGGAAAGTTAAAAAATCTTGCGCCCAAGAGTTTACCCAGTATGCCAACTGTCTGGATAAAAGCAGTGGCGATTTGAGATTTAAATA CTGCCGTAAGACGCAAGCGGTGTACGACAAATGTGTGCTGGACAATATGAACCTGGAGCGGCCGGACTATGGATATTTCACCAGAGCTAAGGTTCACGCCACCGATCGTCCAGCACCGCCGAAGAAGGAGAAAACCGTCTACGCGGATGCTACACCCGGTTTGCCGGATGATTATCCCCGGCCGGAAGCTAAGTATGGATCGCGTTTCCACTGGCTAAACTAG